One genomic segment of Bacillota bacterium includes these proteins:
- a CDS encoding glycosyltransferase family 4 protein: protein MRILMLAYEYPPEVIGGLGAAVSGLSRSLAGLGEEVHVICASSGGDAASLMQDGVMVSRVARSAIHAGADPYGGRNGAFLHTVMEANFGLISRAVLEMKTHGRYDIIHAHDWLVGFAARSLKHALHIPLVVTMHSTEYGRNRGIRSDLQKYIHEVEWMITYESWRVICCSHYMADELKRIFSLPEDKIDVIPNGVDLGPAPDQEYIHQVRLRYARPEERLVFYVGRLVYEKGVHVLLDAVPGVLAEMPNVKFVVAGDGYYAGSLREKAANMGLGGNVIFTGRIDDQERDALYAAADVAVFPSLYEPFGIVALEAMARGTPVVASDTGGLAEVVRHGETGVKVYPGNAGSLAWGIKRVLSDPGFRDYISRRGREDALDRFTWDSVGASTRSVYQRILEEAIRVPW from the coding sequence ATGCGCATATTGATGCTCGCGTATGAATACCCGCCAGAGGTGATCGGAGGGCTCGGCGCGGCGGTTTCAGGGCTCTCGCGCTCGCTGGCGGGCCTTGGGGAAGAGGTCCATGTCATATGCGCGAGTTCGGGCGGCGATGCCGCATCCTTGATGCAGGATGGCGTGATGGTCTCAAGGGTTGCAAGATCTGCAATCCATGCGGGCGCGGATCCTTATGGCGGCCGTAATGGAGCTTTTCTTCATACAGTTATGGAGGCGAATTTCGGCCTCATCAGCCGCGCGGTGCTAGAGATGAAAACCCATGGCCGGTACGATATTATTCATGCGCACGATTGGCTCGTTGGATTCGCTGCAAGATCCCTCAAACATGCCCTTCACATTCCCCTGGTTGTCACGATGCACTCTACCGAATATGGCAGAAATAGAGGCATACGTTCAGACCTTCAGAAATATATTCATGAAGTCGAGTGGATGATCACATACGAATCATGGCGGGTCATATGCTGCAGCCATTACATGGCTGACGAACTGAAGCGGATTTTCTCGCTCCCTGAGGACAAGATCGATGTCATTCCCAATGGCGTAGATCTTGGCCCGGCACCTGACCAGGAGTATATTCACCAGGTGCGGCTTCGTTATGCCCGGCCGGAAGAACGGCTGGTGTTCTATGTGGGTAGGCTCGTCTATGAAAAAGGTGTGCATGTGCTCCTTGATGCGGTTCCAGGGGTGCTCGCCGAAATGCCGAATGTGAAATTCGTCGTTGCTGGTGATGGCTACTATGCTGGCAGTCTACGGGAAAAGGCCGCCAACATGGGACTCGGGGGCAATGTAATTTTCACGGGCCGCATCGATGATCAAGAACGCGACGCGCTTTATGCGGCCGCCGATGTGGCGGTATTCCCCAGCCTATACGAGCCTTTTGGCATTGTAGCTCTGGAAGCCATGGCCAGGGGAACGCCGGTTGTGGCATCTGATACCGGCGGACTCGCTGAGGTCGTCCGGCATGGGGAAACTGGGGTCAAAGTGTATCCGGGCAACGCTGGCTCGCTCGCCTGGGGGATAAAAAGAGTGCTCTCTGACCCGGGCTTTCGTGACTATATTTCTAGGCGAGGTCGCGAGGACGCTCTTGATAGGTTCACGTGGGATTCCGTAGGTGCTTCCACTCGTTCCGTATACCAGCGTATCCTTGAAGAAGCCATAAGGGTACCTTGGTGA
- a CDS encoding ATP-binding protein — protein MIVTTNLEFSQWAEMLGDERMTATLLDRLTHRAHILVLNGENYRFRESTRKQEIEREMLHMPA, from the coding sequence ATGATAGTTACTACAAACCTAGAATTTAGCCAGTGGGCGGAGATGTTGGGTGATGAAAGAATGACCGCAACGCTTCTCGACCGGCTTACCCATAGGGCTCATATTCTGGTTCTAAACGGGGAGAACTATCGTTTCCGGGAGAGTACGCGTAAACAAGAGATAGAACGCGAGATGTTGCACATGCCTGCCTAG